A window of the Apodemus sylvaticus chromosome 15, mApoSyl1.1, whole genome shotgun sequence genome harbors these coding sequences:
- the C15H21orf140 gene encoding uncharacterized protein C21orf140 homolog, with translation MARLTHCLLKNIFIRSQFDSAKRRQCLQYLNALRSLQHDGYKTVYFGETEIPETLVTGEDLSDSYYMHTPSWCILHAGGSQGWVPWKYRMFLRDDLCIKQEDSLFFEFCDVVKRAYGKCAIVVKGRRQQDEVKPKTDKEGEAQAYVPTSINLTSVVCSPGVAKSYGHELISLPPPYNYLNPLDSAWSSVKWFIINNRKEFCLQSVDNVYTYRYILFSDLISRGIDRVNLTKWKAITNKVRRWENYYIGKFS, from the coding sequence ATGGCCCGCTTAACACACTGTCTTCTGAAAAACATCTTTATCAGAAGTCAGTTCGACAGCGCCAAGAGGAGACAGTGCCTTCAGTATCTCAACGCGCTGAGGTCGCTGCAACACGACGGGTACAAGACCGTGTATTTTGGGGAAACCGAGATCCCAGAGACTCTCGTCACCGGGGAGGACTTGAGTGACAGCTATTATATGCACACGCCGTCCTGGTGTATTCTACACGCTGGAGGCAGTCAGGGGTGGGTGCCTTGGAAATACCGCATGTTCCTGAGAGATGACCTGTGCATCAAGCAGGAGGACAGCCTGTTCTTTGAGTTCTGTGACGTTGTGAAGAGGGCCTACGGCAAGTGCGCCATCGTGGTCAAAGGGAGGAGGCAGCAAGATGAGGTGAAGCCAAAGACAGACAAGGAGGGCGAGGCCCAGGCCTACGTCCCAACAAGCATTAACTTAACAAGCGTAGTGTGTTCCCCGGGAGTGGCCAAGTCCTATGGCCATGAGCTaatctctctgcctccccccTATAATTACCTGAACCCCTTAGACTCGGCCTGGTCTTCCGTGAAATGGTTTATCATAAACAACCGGAAGGAGTTTTGTCTGCAGTCTGTTGACAACGTCTACACTTACCGATACATTCTCTTCAGTGACTTGATAAGCAGAGGGATTGATAGGGTTAACCTGACCAAGTGGAAAGCCATAACCAACAAAGTACGCAGGTGGGAGAACTATTATATCGGCAAGTTTTCTTAA